Sequence from the Bacillus thuringiensis genome:
TAAGATAAGTAGAAATATTTCCGAGAATACCGGAAAGGAAAAAAATAATGATGAAAGAAAAGTGCCCAAGTTGTTTTTCAATAGAAGAGCCAAGCACGAATAAACAAATACTATTAGCAAGAAAATGTTGTAAGTCTACATGTACAAGCAGAGAAGTTATGAGACGCCACCATTCTCCTTTAGCGATATATTCATTATAGGCTGCCATAGGAAAGAGGGAAAAATCGGCTAACATAATCATGATTAATTGTATAAGAAGTAAAGCGATGACAATTGGTTGTAAGAAAATGC
This genomic interval carries:
- a CDS encoding rhomboid family intramembrane serine protease, which produces MLIPSARIFLQPIVIALLLIQLIMIMLADFSLFPMAAYNEYIAKGEWWRLITSLLVHVDLQHFLANSICLFVLGSSIEKQLGHFSFIIIFFLSGILGNISTYLIMPLEYIHAGASGGIFGLLGAQLFLMYSRYRSSNPRDIAIFSIMICILLLFTFFNPSANPISHLTGLIIGGICTPLLIK